The following coding sequences are from one Nymphalis io chromosome 5, ilAglIoxx1.1, whole genome shotgun sequence window:
- the LOC126768327 gene encoding polyamine-transporting ATPase 13A3-like isoform X1: MLNMNNTLVANDEYEVIGEAQWQILETNADEQVIKIYGYKYSKIRAAIFHTVCMSLCGLPYFAFSYYPTLNRFKYIKCSLKTADELCVTDGEDSFQIEKVNEIDLSLSSHRGNRLRYFVYQHSRYIWLNDNGIFINVLALNEKLTISMLMENMCGINKRQQNELIKLYGGNSVEVEVKCYWTIFVNEVFNPFYLFQVFSIILWSLDEYYQYATCVFLLSAASCMMALYQTKQMSINLHKMAGSTSTFTVTVLRPTRTGREECVVNAGRLVPGDVLVLPPDGCVMPCDAMLLTGTCIVNESMLTGESVPVMKGPPCVSQEVYSTDTHKRHTLFAGTHVIQTRFYGNNQVLAKVVRTGFYTAKGELIKSILFPKKFDFQFYKDAVKFVIFMFCIAAIGMAYSIWLYVRRGSLLGTIVLRTLDIITIVVPPALPAAMTAGIVYSQQRLKRNKIFCVSPPRIIMCGKLQVMCFDKTGTLTEDGLDFYSVIPFNPTEKFGRRCNEIVDLPNKSPLVQALASCHSLTSIQGQLKGDPLDLKMFEFTQWVLEEPGPENTRYDNLTPAIVKPATVNNEDLQNLDNYDPFTMEMPYEIGLLRRFHFSSSQQSMGVIARVLGQPQMVYYVKGAPEKVAGMCDPDSLPDNFSSVLNEYTSNGFRVIGLAYKKLDRKMKWVDAQRLKRETIECDMMFLGFLVMQNSLKPETTQVIKELHDANMRQVMVTGDNIMTAMSVARGCSMVQPHQKVVLITASQQLNNDQRPALNMEVVGEGGPPKLAMDAYVIAMEGKTWSVMRTYYPEMIPTVVNKGMIFGRFGPDQKTQLVTALQGAGLVVGMCGDGANDCGALKAAHVGISLSEADASVAAPFTSQEQNIRCVKLLALEGRCALSTSFAIFKYMALYSLIQFFSILILYNFYSILGNNQFLYIDLVLTTLLALSLGRAAPGPVLTKQSPPVSLVAMTSILPLIMQVLLVLIMQLSAIYLLESQEWFKPVEGGANVEQVVCWENTVIFIITSFQYLIMACVYAKGWPFRQPFCTNYYLVITLVTQAVFVTVLLLCPWKALTDYMEVEAVNMSDPETYRFRVYLLIVPVLHLLLAIATEATLSDQDRFSALLRVLRRQCSDKEEAAGEAACPLWAPASPAHVC; encoded by the exons ATGCTGAACATGAATAATACTTTAGTTGCAAATG ATGAATATGAAGTTATCGGGGAGGCCCAATGGCAAATCTTGGAAACAAACGCTGATGAGCAAGTTATCAAAATCTATGGCTACAAGTATTCAAAAATACGTGCAGCTATATTTCATACAGTTTGCATGTCACTATGTGGACTACCATATTTTGCGTTTTCATATTATCCAACATTAAAccgattcaaatatataaaatgcagTTTAAAAACGGCTGATGAATTATGTG taacagATGGCGAAGACTCTTTCCAGATCgaaaaagtaaatgaaatagATTTGAGCCTCTCCAGCCATAGAGGAAATAGACTGCGCTATTTCGTTTACCAACACAGCCGCTATATATGGCTTAATGATAACGGCATCTTCATCAATGTATTGGCACTCAacgaaaaattaacaataagcATGTTGATGGAAAATATGTGTGGCATCAATAAAAGGCAACAAAATgaatt GATTAAATTGTATGGAGGCAACTCAGTAGAAGTCGAAGTTAAATGCTACTGGACAATATTTGTGAATGAAGTATTCAatccgttttatttatttcaagttttttcTATAATCCTATGGTCACTGGATGAATATTATCAGTATGCAACTTGCGTTTTCCTGCTTTCTGCGGCTTCGTGTATGATGGCGCTGTATCAAACTAAACAG atgAGTATAAACCTGCACAAAATGGCGGGCTCGACCAGCACGTTCACGGTGACCGTGCTGCGGCCGACGCGCACGGGGCGCGAGGAGTGCGTGGTGAACGCGGGCCGGCTGGTCCCCGGGGACGTGCTGGTGCTGCCGCCCGACGGCTGCGTCATGCCGTGCGACGCCATGCTGCTCACCGGCACCTGCATCGTCAACGAGTCCATGCTCACCG gtgaAAGTGTACCTGTCATGAAAGGACCCCCCTGCGTTTCACAAGAAGTTTATTCAACGGATACGCACAAGAGGCATACGCTTTTTGCTGGCACACACGTAATCCAAACAAGATTCTATGGAAACAATCAG GTGTTGGCGAAAGTCGTTCGCACCGGCTTTTACACTGCCAAAGGAGAGttgattaaaagtattttatttccgaaaaaatttgattttcaattttataaagacGCCGTTAAATTTGTCATATTTATGTTCTGCATCGCCGCTATCGGAATGGCATACTCGATTTGGCTATACGTACGCCGAGGT AGCCTTTTGGGTACGATTGTGCTACGCACGCTGGATATAATCACCATAGTGGTGCCTCCAGCGCTGCCCGCTGCCATGACGGCCGGCATCGTCTACAGTCAGCAGCGCCTCAAGCGCAACAAGATCTTTTGCGTGTCCCCGCCGCGCATAATCATGTGCGGTAAACTGCAGGTTATGTGCTTTGACAAG acGGGAACTCTAACAGAGGATGGACTGGACTTTTATTCAGTGATACCATTCAACCCTACTGAGAAATTTGGTCGACGTTGCAATGAAATTGTTGATCTACCCAATAAAAGCCCTCTTGTTCAAGCCTTAGCATCTTGCCATTCACTTACAAGCATTCAAGGACAATTAAAAGGAGATCCATTGGACTTGAAGATGTTTGAATTCACTCAATGg gtTCTTGAAGAGCCAGGACCTGAAAATACCAGATATGACAACTTAACTCCAGCTATTGTAAAGCCAGCCACTGTGAACAATGAGGATCTTCAGAACTTGGACAATTATGATCCATTTACAATGGAGATGCCTTATGAG ATAGGATTGCTACGCAGATTCCATTTTTCATCATCTCAGCAATCTATGGGAGTTATTGCTCGAGTTCTTGGTCAACCCCAAATGGTTTACTATGTGAAAGGAGCTCCTGAAAAG GTTGCAGGCATGTGTGATCCTGATTCACTACCAGATAACTTTAGTAGCGTTCTCAACGAGTATACATCAAATGGTTTCCGAGTGATTGGCCTCGCTTATAAGAAATTAGATCGTAAGATGAAGTGGGTTGACGCTCAAAGGCTTAAGCGAGAGACGATAGAATGCGATATGATGTTTTTAGGCTTTCTAGTCATGCAAAATAGCCTAAAACCAGAAACAACGCAAGTGATAAAAGAATTACACGATGCTAATATGAGGCAGGTTATGGTTACTG GGGATAATATAATGACCGCTATGTCGGTAGCTCGAGGCTGTTCAATGGTTCAGCCTCATCAAAAAGTAGTGCTTATTACTGCATCCCAACAACTAAATAATGATCAAAGACCAGCACTGAATATGGaa GTGGTAGGCGAAGGTGGTCCACCTAAATTAGCAATGGACGCATATGTCATAGCAATGGAGGGCAAAACTTGGTCCGTCATGCGTACATATTATCCAGAGATGATTCCCACCGTTGTTAATAAAG GCATGATATTCGGTCGCTTCGGGCCGGACCAGAAGACGCAGCTGGTGACGGCGCTGCAGGGCGCGGGGCTGGTGGTGGGCATGTGCGGCGACGGCGCCAACGACTGCGGCGCGCTCAAAGCCGCGCACGTTGGCATCTCGCTGTCGGAGGCCGACGCCTCAG tGGCTGCGCCATTTACATCTCAAGAACAAAATATACGATGTGTAAAATTGCTGGCTTTGGAGGGACGATGCGCGCTCAGTACGTCTTTTGCCATCTTCAAGTATATGGCTCTCTATTCGCTTATTCAGTTCTTCTCCATACTTATCCTCTACAAT ttctaCTCCATTCTTGGGAACAATCAGTTCCTGTATATTGATCTTGTTCTTACTACTCTACTGGCACTCTCGTTGGGACGAGCGGCGCCTGGCCCTGTACTTACTAAGCAGTCACCACCAGTTTCCCTCGTAGCCATGACAAGCATATTGCCCTTGATAATGCAAGTTTTATTAGTTCTGATCATGCAACTATCTGCTATTTACCTTTTGGAGTCTCAGGAATG gtTTAAACCAGTAGAAGGTGGAGCAAATGTAGAACAAGTGGTGTGTTGGGAAAATAcagttatattcattattacatCATTCCAGTACTTAATTATGGCTTGTGTTTATGCCAAAGGTTGGCCCTTCCGTCAACCATTTTGTACCAATT aTTATTTGGTAATAACATTAGTGACTCAGGCTGTATTCGTGACAGTGTTATTGTTGTGTCCATGGAAGGCGTTGACGGATTACATGGAAGTTGAGGCTGTGAACATGTCAGATCCTGAAACTTATAGGTTTAGAGTCTATTTACTGATCGTACCCGTTCTGCATCTCCTGCTAGCTATAGCCACTGAG GCGACGCTGTCAGATCAAGATCGATTCTCCGCCTTGCTGCGCGTGCTGCGCCGTCAGTGCTCCGACAAGGAGGAGGCGGCGGGCGAGGCGGCGTGTCCGCTGTGGGCGCCGGCCTCGCCCGCGCACGTGTGCTGA
- the LOC126768327 gene encoding polyamine-transporting ATPase 13A3-like isoform X2, with translation MLNMNNTLVANVIGEAQWQILETNADEQVIKIYGYKYSKIRAAIFHTVCMSLCGLPYFAFSYYPTLNRFKYIKCSLKTADELCVTDGEDSFQIEKVNEIDLSLSSHRGNRLRYFVYQHSRYIWLNDNGIFINVLALNEKLTISMLMENMCGINKRQQNELIKLYGGNSVEVEVKCYWTIFVNEVFNPFYLFQVFSIILWSLDEYYQYATCVFLLSAASCMMALYQTKQMSINLHKMAGSTSTFTVTVLRPTRTGREECVVNAGRLVPGDVLVLPPDGCVMPCDAMLLTGTCIVNESMLTGESVPVMKGPPCVSQEVYSTDTHKRHTLFAGTHVIQTRFYGNNQVLAKVVRTGFYTAKGELIKSILFPKKFDFQFYKDAVKFVIFMFCIAAIGMAYSIWLYVRRGSLLGTIVLRTLDIITIVVPPALPAAMTAGIVYSQQRLKRNKIFCVSPPRIIMCGKLQVMCFDKTGTLTEDGLDFYSVIPFNPTEKFGRRCNEIVDLPNKSPLVQALASCHSLTSIQGQLKGDPLDLKMFEFTQWVLEEPGPENTRYDNLTPAIVKPATVNNEDLQNLDNYDPFTMEMPYEIGLLRRFHFSSSQQSMGVIARVLGQPQMVYYVKGAPEKVAGMCDPDSLPDNFSSVLNEYTSNGFRVIGLAYKKLDRKMKWVDAQRLKRETIECDMMFLGFLVMQNSLKPETTQVIKELHDANMRQVMVTGDNIMTAMSVARGCSMVQPHQKVVLITASQQLNNDQRPALNMEVVGEGGPPKLAMDAYVIAMEGKTWSVMRTYYPEMIPTVVNKGMIFGRFGPDQKTQLVTALQGAGLVVGMCGDGANDCGALKAAHVGISLSEADASVAAPFTSQEQNIRCVKLLALEGRCALSTSFAIFKYMALYSLIQFFSILILYNFYSILGNNQFLYIDLVLTTLLALSLGRAAPGPVLTKQSPPVSLVAMTSILPLIMQVLLVLIMQLSAIYLLESQEWFKPVEGGANVEQVVCWENTVIFIITSFQYLIMACVYAKGWPFRQPFCTNYYLVITLVTQAVFVTVLLLCPWKALTDYMEVEAVNMSDPETYRFRVYLLIVPVLHLLLAIATEATLSDQDRFSALLRVLRRQCSDKEEAAGEAACPLWAPASPAHVC, from the exons ATGCTGAACATGAATAATACTTTAGTTGCAAATG TTATCGGGGAGGCCCAATGGCAAATCTTGGAAACAAACGCTGATGAGCAAGTTATCAAAATCTATGGCTACAAGTATTCAAAAATACGTGCAGCTATATTTCATACAGTTTGCATGTCACTATGTGGACTACCATATTTTGCGTTTTCATATTATCCAACATTAAAccgattcaaatatataaaatgcagTTTAAAAACGGCTGATGAATTATGTG taacagATGGCGAAGACTCTTTCCAGATCgaaaaagtaaatgaaatagATTTGAGCCTCTCCAGCCATAGAGGAAATAGACTGCGCTATTTCGTTTACCAACACAGCCGCTATATATGGCTTAATGATAACGGCATCTTCATCAATGTATTGGCACTCAacgaaaaattaacaataagcATGTTGATGGAAAATATGTGTGGCATCAATAAAAGGCAACAAAATgaatt GATTAAATTGTATGGAGGCAACTCAGTAGAAGTCGAAGTTAAATGCTACTGGACAATATTTGTGAATGAAGTATTCAatccgttttatttatttcaagttttttcTATAATCCTATGGTCACTGGATGAATATTATCAGTATGCAACTTGCGTTTTCCTGCTTTCTGCGGCTTCGTGTATGATGGCGCTGTATCAAACTAAACAG atgAGTATAAACCTGCACAAAATGGCGGGCTCGACCAGCACGTTCACGGTGACCGTGCTGCGGCCGACGCGCACGGGGCGCGAGGAGTGCGTGGTGAACGCGGGCCGGCTGGTCCCCGGGGACGTGCTGGTGCTGCCGCCCGACGGCTGCGTCATGCCGTGCGACGCCATGCTGCTCACCGGCACCTGCATCGTCAACGAGTCCATGCTCACCG gtgaAAGTGTACCTGTCATGAAAGGACCCCCCTGCGTTTCACAAGAAGTTTATTCAACGGATACGCACAAGAGGCATACGCTTTTTGCTGGCACACACGTAATCCAAACAAGATTCTATGGAAACAATCAG GTGTTGGCGAAAGTCGTTCGCACCGGCTTTTACACTGCCAAAGGAGAGttgattaaaagtattttatttccgaaaaaatttgattttcaattttataaagacGCCGTTAAATTTGTCATATTTATGTTCTGCATCGCCGCTATCGGAATGGCATACTCGATTTGGCTATACGTACGCCGAGGT AGCCTTTTGGGTACGATTGTGCTACGCACGCTGGATATAATCACCATAGTGGTGCCTCCAGCGCTGCCCGCTGCCATGACGGCCGGCATCGTCTACAGTCAGCAGCGCCTCAAGCGCAACAAGATCTTTTGCGTGTCCCCGCCGCGCATAATCATGTGCGGTAAACTGCAGGTTATGTGCTTTGACAAG acGGGAACTCTAACAGAGGATGGACTGGACTTTTATTCAGTGATACCATTCAACCCTACTGAGAAATTTGGTCGACGTTGCAATGAAATTGTTGATCTACCCAATAAAAGCCCTCTTGTTCAAGCCTTAGCATCTTGCCATTCACTTACAAGCATTCAAGGACAATTAAAAGGAGATCCATTGGACTTGAAGATGTTTGAATTCACTCAATGg gtTCTTGAAGAGCCAGGACCTGAAAATACCAGATATGACAACTTAACTCCAGCTATTGTAAAGCCAGCCACTGTGAACAATGAGGATCTTCAGAACTTGGACAATTATGATCCATTTACAATGGAGATGCCTTATGAG ATAGGATTGCTACGCAGATTCCATTTTTCATCATCTCAGCAATCTATGGGAGTTATTGCTCGAGTTCTTGGTCAACCCCAAATGGTTTACTATGTGAAAGGAGCTCCTGAAAAG GTTGCAGGCATGTGTGATCCTGATTCACTACCAGATAACTTTAGTAGCGTTCTCAACGAGTATACATCAAATGGTTTCCGAGTGATTGGCCTCGCTTATAAGAAATTAGATCGTAAGATGAAGTGGGTTGACGCTCAAAGGCTTAAGCGAGAGACGATAGAATGCGATATGATGTTTTTAGGCTTTCTAGTCATGCAAAATAGCCTAAAACCAGAAACAACGCAAGTGATAAAAGAATTACACGATGCTAATATGAGGCAGGTTATGGTTACTG GGGATAATATAATGACCGCTATGTCGGTAGCTCGAGGCTGTTCAATGGTTCAGCCTCATCAAAAAGTAGTGCTTATTACTGCATCCCAACAACTAAATAATGATCAAAGACCAGCACTGAATATGGaa GTGGTAGGCGAAGGTGGTCCACCTAAATTAGCAATGGACGCATATGTCATAGCAATGGAGGGCAAAACTTGGTCCGTCATGCGTACATATTATCCAGAGATGATTCCCACCGTTGTTAATAAAG GCATGATATTCGGTCGCTTCGGGCCGGACCAGAAGACGCAGCTGGTGACGGCGCTGCAGGGCGCGGGGCTGGTGGTGGGCATGTGCGGCGACGGCGCCAACGACTGCGGCGCGCTCAAAGCCGCGCACGTTGGCATCTCGCTGTCGGAGGCCGACGCCTCAG tGGCTGCGCCATTTACATCTCAAGAACAAAATATACGATGTGTAAAATTGCTGGCTTTGGAGGGACGATGCGCGCTCAGTACGTCTTTTGCCATCTTCAAGTATATGGCTCTCTATTCGCTTATTCAGTTCTTCTCCATACTTATCCTCTACAAT ttctaCTCCATTCTTGGGAACAATCAGTTCCTGTATATTGATCTTGTTCTTACTACTCTACTGGCACTCTCGTTGGGACGAGCGGCGCCTGGCCCTGTACTTACTAAGCAGTCACCACCAGTTTCCCTCGTAGCCATGACAAGCATATTGCCCTTGATAATGCAAGTTTTATTAGTTCTGATCATGCAACTATCTGCTATTTACCTTTTGGAGTCTCAGGAATG gtTTAAACCAGTAGAAGGTGGAGCAAATGTAGAACAAGTGGTGTGTTGGGAAAATAcagttatattcattattacatCATTCCAGTACTTAATTATGGCTTGTGTTTATGCCAAAGGTTGGCCCTTCCGTCAACCATTTTGTACCAATT aTTATTTGGTAATAACATTAGTGACTCAGGCTGTATTCGTGACAGTGTTATTGTTGTGTCCATGGAAGGCGTTGACGGATTACATGGAAGTTGAGGCTGTGAACATGTCAGATCCTGAAACTTATAGGTTTAGAGTCTATTTACTGATCGTACCCGTTCTGCATCTCCTGCTAGCTATAGCCACTGAG GCGACGCTGTCAGATCAAGATCGATTCTCCGCCTTGCTGCGCGTGCTGCGCCGTCAGTGCTCCGACAAGGAGGAGGCGGCGGGCGAGGCGGCGTGTCCGCTGTGGGCGCCGGCCTCGCCCGCGCACGTGTGCTGA
- the LOC126768371 gene encoding sodium channel protein Nach-like: MKVHPQGLTKNDPQNVKNHRNWFPKPIPKSKSSDDGPLSLLAASLRHQTTEFFNKSTLHGVRYIAEKERPFCEKFMWFSFTSIGAVATCIIIVSLWEKFQTNPTITGLDTDFHNWDVPFPAVTICDQNPVDEQLMQDYIEKIWGSDPPAGAENMLRWLATLNYGSIAKKTSQFVDYHGQNDGLEPALKPKDAVFNIVRRCETLFYDCEWKGDSEECCDLLVPVFTEMGFCYAYNSRHAEKSWPWQTQTEQFSEAFIHETDAKWSFMFNSFRNDTTIDIYIHSTEEMAGLEQIAQHSWDRRVEKVSFSVKHTYTTEDARQLSIRQRRCIFVDEQILETSNIYTYSACMRQCRMQQCQSLCKCVPHFYPRIKGYRHCTVKELDCIAKYAAVITDVTRCSCELGCTHTVYEVEKLTEIDTSKGPVATNSLEIEFVSWPMVRYKREVLFGWVDLLVSFGGIAGLFLGFSLLSGVELIYYFTLRACCALVRDKDTLRRERAERLARPKPPHDLSLVPWWKKAPIPVGERPIKLSVKEIQPPQYSPPPIYTEYLP; this comes from the exons ATGAAGGTTCATCCTCAAGGTTTAACTAAAAATGATCCTCAGAACGTTAAAAATCACAGGAATTGGTTTCCAAAACCAATTCCTAAATCTAAATCATCAGACGATGGACCGTTATCTTTACTTGCTGCCAGTCTGCGTCATCAAACTACTGAATTCTTCAACAAGTCAACTTTACACGGTGTACGATACATAGCGGAAAAAGAACGTCCCTTTTGTGAAAA GTTCATGTGGTTTAGCTTTACTTCTATAGGAGCTGTCGCCACTTGTATCATTATCGTGAGTTTGTGGGAGAAGTTCCAAACGAATCCAACAATCACAG GATTAGATACAGATTTTCACAACTGGGATGTACCATTCCCAGCAGTCACCATTTGTGATCAAAATCCAGTGGATGAACAACTAATGCAAGATTATATAGAAAA AATTTGGGGTTCTGATCCTCCGGCTGGTGCTGAAAACATGCTGCGGTGGTTAGCGACTTTAAATTATGGATCCATAGCTAAGAAGACATCTCAATTTGTGGATTATCATGGACAGAACGACGGACTCGAGCCTGCTTTAAAACCCAAAGATGCTGTTTTCAAT attgtCAGACGTTGCGAAACCTTATTCTATGATTGTGAATGGAAAGGAGATTCTGAAGAATGTTGCGACTTGTTAGTGCCCGTATTTACAGAGATGGGCTTTTGTTACGCGTATAACTCAAGACATGCAGAGAAGTCTTGGCCatg gCAAACTCAAACCGAGCAATTTTCAGAGGCTTTCATTCATGAAACTGACGCTAAATGGTCATTCATGTTCAATTCTTTTCGCAACGACACTACTATCGAT ATTTACATACACTCAACAGAAGAAATGGCTGGTTTGGAACAAATCGCTCAACATTCTTGGGACCGTCGTGTTGAGAAAGTCTCTTTTTCTGTCAAACATACGTACACTACAGAGGATGCGCGGCAGCTTTCGATTCGTCAAAGACGCTGTATATTCGTTGATGAACAGATTTTAGAAACatctaatatttatacatactcaGCATGCATGCGGCAATGCCGTATGCAGCAATGCCAGTCCTTATGCAAATGCGTTCCACACTTTTATCCACGCATTA AGGGCTACAGACATTGCACAGTAAAAGAGCTGGATTGTATTGCTAAATACGCTGCCGTTATAACTGACGTGACTCGTTGCTCTTGTGAACTAGGATGTACTCATACAGTGTACGAAGTTGAAAAACTTACAGAAATTGA cacGAGCAAAGGTCCAGTTGCTACTAATTCATTAGAAATTGAATTTGTGTCTTGGCCAATGGTGAGGTACAAGCGTGAAGTACTTTTTGGATGGGTGGACCTTTTAg TGTCTTTCGGCGGTATAGCCGGCTTGTTCCTCGGCTTCTCTCTCCTGTCAGGGGTAGAGCTGATCTACTATTTCACTTTGCGCGCGTGCTGCGCGCTCGTGAGAGACAAGGATACGTTGCGACGCGAGCGCGCTGAACGTCTGGCTAGACCCAAACCACCGCATGACTTGAGTTTGGTGCCGTG GTGGAAGAAAGCGCCAATACCTGTTGGGGAGAGACCTATTAAACTGAGCGTGAAAGAAATCCAGCCTCCGCAATATTCGCCACCACCCATCTATACTGAATATTTACCATAA